The Bradyrhizobium diazoefficiens genome contains the following window.
CGCTGCCGGTACTGGCCACGACATTCGGGCGCGACATCTCGATCGCGCAGATGACGGTGTCGCTCTACATGGTCGGCATCGCACTGTCGCAGCTGATCATGGGGCCGCTGTCGGACAGATTCGGCCGACGCCCGGTGCTACTCGGAGGCCTCGCCCTGATGGTCGCGGCGAGCGTCGCCTGCATTTTCGCCGAAACCCTGCCGCAATTGATTGCCGCGCGCTTCTTCCAGGCGCTCGGTGGCGCCTCCGGCATGGTGGTAAGCCGCGCCATCATCCGCGACATCTACGCGCGCGACCGGGTCGCCTCCATGATCAGCCTTGTGGTCGCCGCCCTGATGATCGGACAAATGGTTTCGCCGCTCACCGGCGGCCTGATCGAGACCGCGTTCGGCTGGCGGGCGATCTTCTACGCCGTCACGGTCGGCGCGCTCGCGGTCGCCATCGGCATCGCGATCGCGTTGCCCGAGACGCGTCGCGACCGTGTGGCCGGCAGCGGTTTTCGCGGCGACGTCGGCACCCTGATCAAGAGCCGCGCCTTCATCGGCTACGTGATGTGCCAGGTGCTGGCGTCGCAGATCATCTTCACCTTCGCCGGCGGCGGCCCCTACATCGTGGTGACCCAGATGGGCCGGACCAGCGCCGAATACGGCGCGTGGTTCGCCACGACGGGATTCGCGTATCTGGTCGGCAATCTGCTCTGCGTGCGCTTCGCGCCGCGACACTCGCTGGAGAAACTGATCTGGTTCGGGCTCGGCCTGCAACTCTGCGGCAGCCTGTTGAACCTGCTGTGGAGTTTCAGCGGCTGGAACGAGGCTCCCGCCTGGCTGTTCGGCACGCAGATGATCGTGATGGTCGGCAACGCCTTCGTGATGGCGAATTCCGCAGCCGGCGCCATCAGCATCCGTCCCGAAGCCGCCGGCACTGCGTCAGGTGCGATGGGCTTTCTGCAACAGGGGATCGGCGCCCTGATGTCGCAATTCGGCGCCTATCTCGGCGGCCACTCCGCAACGACGCTGCCGCTGACCTCGGCCGTCCTCGCCGTCTCGCTGCTCTGCGCCTGTACGATGATCTTCGTCGTCCCTCGCCGCGAATTGGTGGTGAGCGAGACGCTGATCGGGCAGGCCGAGGAGGACGAGGCGGGGATGATCTGAGGGACGGCACGCCCTCTCCTCGTCATTGCGAGCGCAGCGAAGCAATCCAGAATCTT
Protein-coding sequences here:
- a CDS encoding multidrug effflux MFS transporter, with amino-acid sequence MHGMISKPPGMATKNLATSRVVLLLLVVMTGIAPISLYILVPALPVLATTFGRDISIAQMTVSLYMVGIALSQLIMGPLSDRFGRRPVLLGGLALMVAASVACIFAETLPQLIAARFFQALGGASGMVVSRAIIRDIYARDRVASMISLVVAALMIGQMVSPLTGGLIETAFGWRAIFYAVTVGALAVAIGIAIALPETRRDRVAGSGFRGDVGTLIKSRAFIGYVMCQVLASQIIFTFAGGGPYIVVTQMGRTSAEYGAWFATTGFAYLVGNLLCVRFAPRHSLEKLIWFGLGLQLCGSLLNLLWSFSGWNEAPAWLFGTQMIVMVGNAFVMANSAAGAISIRPEAAGTASGAMGFLQQGIGALMSQFGAYLGGHSATTLPLTSAVLAVSLLCACTMIFVVPRRELVVSETLIGQAEEDEAGMI